The Microcebus murinus isolate Inina chromosome 4, M.murinus_Inina_mat1.0, whole genome shotgun sequence genome has a segment encoding these proteins:
- the LOC105883381 gene encoding olfactory receptor OR51C1-like: MLTLQNMTSSSIIFLLTGVPGLEAFHTWISIPFCFLYATALSGNSLILFAIVTQPSLHQPMYYFLSMLSTTDLGLSISTMVTMLGIFWFNAREISFNACLSQMFFIQLFTVMESSVLLAMAFDRFVAISNPLRYASVLTDLKIAQIGVAIITRGTVTLTPMVALLKRLSYCRSHVLHHSYCFHPDVMKLSCTDTRINSAVGLTALITTAGVDLIFIVLSYVLIIKTVLCIASPGERKKAFSTCISHIGAVAVFYIPLISLSFVHRFGKRAPPYVHTLIANAYLLIPPVMNPIIYSVKTKQIRKAVLQVLHFSTTKI; this comes from the coding sequence ATGCTAACGTTGCAGAATATGACATCATCTTCCATCATTTTCCTGCTAACTGGTGTTCCTGGGCTGGAAGCCTTCCACACCTGGATCTCCATCCCCTTCTGCTTCCTCTATGCAACTGCCCTCTCGGGAAACAGCCTGATTCTCTTTGCCATCGTCACTCAGCCCAGCCTCCACCAGCCCATGTACTATTTCCTCTCCATGCTGTCCACCACCGACCTCGGCCTGTCCATATCCACCATGGTCACTATGCTGGGTATATTCTGGTTCAATGCCAGGGAGATCAGTTTTAATGCCTGCTTGTCGCAGATGTTTTTCATTCAACTTTTCACTGTCATGGAATCCTCAGTGCTGTTGGCCATGGCTTTTGATCGTTTTGTGGCTATCTCTAATCCTCTTAGATATGCTTCTGTCTTGACTGACCTTAAGATAGCACAGATTGGAGTGGCAATCATCACCAGGGGGACAGTAACACTGACACCAATGGTAGCACTTCTTAAGAGACTGTCCTACTGCCGCAGCCACGTGCTCCACCACTCCTACTGCTTCCACCCTGATGTGATGAAGCTGTCCTGCACGGACACCAGGATCAACAGCGCAGTGGGGCTGACTGCCCTGATCACCACTGCTGGGGTAGACTTGATCTTTATTGTCCTTTCTTATGTGTTGATCATTAAGACGGTCCTCTGCATTGCATCcccaggagagaggaagaaagccTTCAGCACATGCATCTCCCATATTGGCGCTGTTGCTGTATTCTATATTCCCTTGATCAGTCTGTCCTTTGTTCACAGATTTGGGAAACGGGCCCCACCCTATGTACACACTCTGATTGCCAATGCCTACCTGCTGATCCCTCCTGTAATGAACCCCATCATCTACAGTGTGAAGACCAAACAGATACGCAAGGCTGTGCTGCAAGTTCTCCATTTCAGCACAACAAAGATCTAG
- the LOC105883382 gene encoding olfactory receptor OR51C1-like, with translation MLPSIIIPSSFNQSILHPAVFFLTGIPGLETSHAWISIPFCCLYAIAISGNGMILFVIITESSLHEPMYYFLSMLSFTDLGLCLSTLVTMLGIFWFKVSEISFDACIGQMFFIHGFTFMESSVLLAMAFDRFIAICNPLRYATILTNSRIIKVGFAIVIRGTVALVPLLLLLKRLSFCRSHVLHHSYCFHPDVMKLSCTDTRINSAFGLSIVISTAGLDSVLILFSYVLIIRSVLSIASPEERKKAFGTCVSHISAVAIFYIPMISLSLVHRFGKHAPPLVHTLIANVYLLIPPVMNPIIYSVKTKQIRKAVLKVFRFKLI, from the coding sequence ATGCTTCCCTCAATTATTATTCCATCATCCTTCAACCAGAGCATTTTGCACCCTGCGGTCTTCTTTCTCACTGGCATCCCTGGCCTTGAAACCTCCCATGCTTGGATCTCCATCCCGTTCTGTTGCCTCTATGCCATTGCTATCTCTGGGAATGGCATGATTCTGTTTGTCATCATCACTGAGTCGAGTCTCCATGAACCCATGTACTATTTTCTCTCCATGCTGTCCTTCACGGACCTAGGTCTGTGTCTTTCTACATTGGTCACCATGCTGGGTATTTTCTGGTTCAAGGTTTCAGAAATCAGCTTTGATGCCTGCATTGGCCAAATGTTTTTTATCCATGGCTTCACATTCATGGAGTCTTCCGTACTCCTGGCGATGGCCTTTGACCGCTTCATTGCCATCTGTAACCCATTGAGATATGCCACAATCTTAACCAATTCGCGGATCATCAAAGTGGGCTTTGCAATCGTTATTAGGGGGACAGTGGCTCTAGTGCCTTTACTCTTGCTCCTCAAGCGTCTGTCCTTCTGCCGCAGCCATGTGCTCCACCACTCCTACTGCTTCCACCCTGATGTGATGAAGCTGTCCTGCACAGACACCAGGATCAACAGTGCGTTTGGCCTGTCCATTGTCATCTCTACTGCTGGCTTGGACTCTGTCTTGATCCTCTTCTCCTATGTTCTGATCATCCGCTCTGTGCTCTCTATCGCCTCCCCAGAGGAGCGGAAAAAAGCTTTTGGTACCTGTGTCTCCCACATCAGTGCTGTTGCCATCTTCTATATTCCCATGATCAGCTTGTCACTGGTGCACAGATTTGGGAAGCACGCCCCTCCCCTTGTGCACACGCTCATTGCCAATGTTTATCTGCTCATCCCTCCTGTAATGAATCCCATAATCTACAGTGTGAAGACCAAGCAAATTCGCAAGGCTGTGCTGAAAGTATTTCGTTTTAAGCTAATTTAG